The Paracoccus sp. MC1862 genome includes a window with the following:
- a CDS encoding glycosyltransferase family 8 protein, producing MSLHLVTGSDDNYLPGVLVLIASAAAHTPGLRATVLDNGISAANRARIDALGTRLGIPVRRIEIDEDDFADLPVTRGHLTRSTYLRLLIPALMPDEDRVLYMDCDMVVTDDLSPLGRLPLDDALLAAVPCPSPSAPELADMGMPRGEYVNAGLLVMNLPAWRAEGLADRCRALLSDPSRPLRSEDQSALNLAARGRVLPLPARFNTYADPAAHGTVADLPRDPAVIHYVVGLKPWAGRVPLGRVWESYAATIADLMPPLDKERWKRRLSGWNTRRKVILGAMLGRPKYRARLQVERAIRDMEHRLAAGVPQPLSGR from the coding sequence ATGAGCCTGCATCTCGTCACCGGTTCTGACGACAACTACTTGCCGGGGGTGCTGGTGCTGATCGCCTCGGCGGCGGCCCATACGCCGGGGCTGAGGGCGACGGTGCTGGACAATGGCATCTCGGCCGCGAACCGCGCCCGCATCGACGCGCTGGGCACCCGGCTGGGCATCCCCGTCAGGCGGATCGAGATCGACGAGGACGACTTCGCCGACCTGCCGGTCACGCGCGGGCACCTGACACGCAGCACCTATTTGCGGCTGCTGATCCCCGCGCTGATGCCCGACGAGGATCGCGTCCTCTACATGGACTGCGACATGGTCGTGACGGATGACTTGTCCCCGCTGGGAAGGCTGCCGCTTGATGATGCGCTGCTGGCCGCGGTCCCGTGCCCCAGCCCCAGCGCGCCCGAACTGGCGGACATGGGGATGCCGCGGGGGGAATATGTCAACGCGGGGCTTCTGGTCATGAACCTGCCCGCCTGGAGGGCCGAGGGCCTTGCCGACCGTTGCAGGGCGCTGTTGTCCGACCCGAGCCGTCCCTTGCGGAGCGAAGATCAGAGCGCCCTCAACCTCGCCGCCCGTGGCCGGGTGCTGCCTTTGCCCGCGCGCTTCAACACCTATGCCGATCCGGCGGCCCATGGGACGGTTGCCGACCTGCCGCGCGACCCGGCGGTGATCCACTATGTCGTCGGGCTCAAGCCTTGGGCCGGGCGGGTTCCCCTTGGTCGGGTGTGGGAGAGCTATGCGGCCACCATTGCCGACCTGATGCCACCGCTGGACAAGGAAAGATGGAAGCGGCGCCTGTCCGGATGGAACACGCGCCGCAAGGTCATCCTAGGGGCGATGCTGGGTCGCCCCAAATACCGCGCCCGCCTGCAGGTCGAGCGGGCGATCCGCGACATGGAACACCGGCTTGCCGCCGGTGTCCCGCAGCCGCTCAGTGGACGCTGA
- a CDS encoding bifunctional sulfate adenylyltransferase/adenylylsulfate kinase produces the protein MTQPPNLAPIPELYVNADSAQKLKADAGDMPSWDLTPRQLCDVELLMNGGFHPLKGFLTEADYDGVVENMRLSSGGLWPMPITLDVSQEFADKIEPGTDIALRDQEGVILAILSVTDKWVPNKKREAEKVFGADDVAHPAVNYLHNVASPVYLGGPITGIQPPTHYDFRARRDTPNELRAFFRKMGWRRIVAFQTRNPLHRAHQELTFRAAREAQANLLIHPVVGMTKPGDVDHFTRVRCYEAVLDKYPQATTHLSLLNLAMRMGGPREAVWHGMIRRNHGLTHMIVGRDHAGPGKNSQGQDFYDPYAAQDLFRQHQDEIGIEMVDFKQMVYVQERAQYEPRDEVEEGATILDISGTELRRRLREGLDIPEWFSFPEVVTQLRRTSPPRDQQGFTVFFTGLSGSGKSTIANALMVKLMEMGGRPVTLLDGDVVRKHLSSELGFSKEHRDINIKRIGYVASEITKNGGIAICAPIAPYTATRRAVREMIEQFGAFIEVHVATSLEECERRDRKGLYKLAREGKIKEFTGISDPYEEPATPELRVQTEGVDVDYAAQQVLLKLEQMGLIGLN, from the coding sequence ATGACCCAGCCGCCGAACCTCGCGCCGATCCCGGAACTTTATGTCAACGCCGACTCGGCGCAGAAGCTCAAGGCGGACGCCGGCGACATGCCGTCCTGGGACCTGACGCCGCGCCAGCTTTGCGATGTCGAGCTGCTGATGAACGGCGGCTTCCACCCACTCAAGGGTTTTTTGACCGAGGCCGATTATGACGGCGTGGTCGAGAACATGCGCCTGTCCTCGGGCGGGCTGTGGCCGATGCCGATCACCCTGGACGTGAGCCAGGAGTTTGCCGACAAGATCGAGCCGGGCACCGACATCGCGCTTCGTGACCAGGAGGGCGTGATCCTCGCCATCCTGTCGGTCACCGACAAATGGGTGCCGAACAAGAAGCGCGAGGCCGAAAAGGTTTTTGGGGCCGACGACGTGGCGCATCCGGCGGTCAACTACCTGCACAACGTCGCGAGTCCGGTCTATCTGGGTGGGCCGATCACCGGCATCCAGCCGCCGACGCATTACGACTTCCGCGCCCGCCGCGACACGCCGAACGAGTTGCGCGCCTTCTTCCGCAAGATGGGCTGGCGGCGCATCGTGGCCTTCCAGACCCGCAACCCGCTGCACCGCGCCCATCAGGAACTGACCTTCCGCGCGGCGCGCGAGGCGCAGGCGAACCTGCTGATCCACCCGGTCGTCGGCATGACCAAGCCGGGCGACGTGGACCATTTCACCCGCGTCCGCTGCTACGAGGCCGTGCTGGACAAATACCCGCAGGCGACCACGCATCTGTCGCTGCTGAACCTTGCGATGCGGATGGGCGGCCCGCGCGAGGCGGTATGGCACGGCATGATCCGCCGCAACCACGGGCTGACCCACATGATCGTCGGTCGCGACCACGCGGGGCCGGGCAAGAACAGCCAGGGGCAGGACTTCTACGACCCCTACGCCGCGCAGGATCTGTTCCGGCAGCACCAGGACGAGATCGGCATCGAGATGGTCGATTTCAAACAGATGGTCTATGTGCAGGAACGTGCCCAATATGAACCCCGCGACGAGGTCGAGGAGGGCGCGACCATCCTCGACATCTCGGGCACCGAGCTGCGCCGCCGTCTGCGCGAGGGGCTGGATATCCCCGAGTGGTTCAGCTTCCCCGAGGTCGTGACGCAGCTGCGCCGCACCTCGCCGCCGCGCGACCAGCAGGGCTTCACGGTGTTCTTCACCGGGCTTTCTGGGTCCGGCAAGTCCACCATCGCCAACGCCCTGATGGTCAAGCTGATGGAGATGGGCGGGCGCCCCGTGACGCTGCTGGACGGCGATGTGGTCCGCAAGCACCTTTCCTCGGAACTGGGCTTTTCCAAGGAACACCGCGACATCAACATAAAGCGCATCGGCTATGTCGCGTCCGAGATCACCAAGAACGGCGGCATCGCCATCTGCGCGCCCATCGCGCCCTATACGGCCACCCGCCGCGCGGTGCGCGAGATGATCGAGCAGTTCGGCGCCTTCATCGAGGTCCATGTCGCCACCTCGCTTGAGGAGTGCGAGCGCCGGGACCGCAAGGGGCTCTACAAGCTCGCCCGCGAAGGCAAGATCAAGGAGTTCACCGGCATCTCGGACCCCTACGAGGAACCCGCGACGCCCGAGTTGCGCGTCCAGACCGAAGGGGTGGACGTCGATTACGCCGCCCAGCAGGTGCTGCTGAAGCTGGAACAGATGGGCCTGATCGGGTTGAACTGA
- the trxB gene encoding thioredoxin-disulfide reductase, with the protein MTQTAETLPTHHRLIIIGSGPAGYTAAVYAARAMLVPLLIQGIQPGGQLTITTDVENWPGDASVMGPDLMLRMENHAREMGARIVSDTVTRLDLSQRPFVLECDSGARLTADALILATGAQARWLGLDSESRFQGFGVSACATCDGFFYRGREVIVVGGGNTAVEEALFLTNFASKVTLVHRRDSLRAERILQDRLFKHPKVEVIWNHEIAEITGTDQPLGVTGVLLRSTGDGSTRMVGGDGVFIAIGHSPASELVKGQLELRDGGYVKVEPGSTRTSVPGVFAAGDLTDDTYRQAITSAGMGCMAALDAEQWLAAQGLAQGTTTPATATELPQPQVADG; encoded by the coding sequence GTGACCCAGACCGCCGAGACCCTGCCGACGCATCACCGGCTCATCATCATCGGTTCCGGCCCTGCGGGTTATACCGCCGCTGTTTATGCCGCCCGCGCCATGCTTGTGCCGCTGCTGATTCAGGGCATCCAGCCCGGCGGCCAGTTGACCATCACCACCGATGTCGAGAACTGGCCGGGCGATGCCTCGGTCATGGGTCCCGACCTGATGCTGCGGATGGAAAACCATGCGCGCGAGATGGGCGCGCGGATCGTCTCGGACACCGTCACGCGGCTCGACCTGTCGCAAAGACCCTTCGTGCTGGAATGCGACAGCGGCGCGCGGCTGACGGCGGATGCGCTGATCCTTGCCACCGGGGCGCAGGCGCGCTGGCTGGGGCTGGACAGCGAAAGCCGCTTCCAAGGCTTCGGCGTCAGCGCCTGCGCGACCTGCGACGGCTTCTTCTATCGCGGCCGCGAGGTGATCGTCGTCGGCGGCGGCAATACCGCTGTCGAGGAGGCGCTGTTCCTGACCAACTTCGCCAGCAAGGTGACGCTGGTCCACCGCCGCGACAGCCTGCGGGCCGAGCGCATCCTGCAGGACCGCCTGTTCAAGCACCCCAAGGTCGAGGTCATCTGGAACCACGAGATTGCCGAGATCACCGGCACCGACCAGCCGCTTGGCGTGACCGGCGTGCTGCTGCGCTCGACCGGGGATGGCAGCACCCGCATGGTCGGCGGCGACGGCGTCTTCATCGCCATCGGCCACTCGCCCGCGTCCGAACTGGTCAAGGGCCAGCTTGAACTGCGCGATGGCGGTTATGTGAAGGTCGAGCCGGGCAGCACCCGCACCTCGGTTCCCGGCGTCTTCGCTGCGGGCGACCTGACCGACGACACCTATCGGCAGGCCATCACCAGCGCCGGCATGGGCTGCATGGCGGCGCTGGACGCCGAGCAGTGGCTGGCCGCGCAGGGTCTGGCTCAGGGCACGACCACGCCCGCCACCGCGACCGAGCTTCCCCAGCCGCAAGTGGCCGACGGGTGA
- a CDS encoding Lrp/AsnC family transcriptional regulator, which translates to MAGARLDDIDRRILKELQADGRMTNVELARRVGISAPPCLRRVRTLEEQGFIRGYHADVDPRSLGFEVQVFAMVRLHSQSERDLTAFERRAREWALVRECHMLNGEIDFILKCVAPDLSTFQRFLTDQLTAAENVASVKTSLVIRCAKDEPGVPFELIERVRA; encoded by the coding sequence ATGGCTGGCGCCCGGCTGGACGACATCGACCGACGCATTCTCAAGGAACTGCAGGCCGACGGCCGAATGACGAATGTCGAACTGGCGCGCCGCGTCGGCATCTCGGCCCCTCCCTGCCTGCGCCGCGTCCGCACGCTCGAGGAGCAGGGCTTCATCCGCGGCTACCACGCCGACGTGGACCCGCGCAGCCTCGGCTTCGAGGTGCAGGTCTTCGCCATGGTCCGCCTGCACAGCCAGTCCGAACGCGACCTGACCGCCTTTGAAAGGCGTGCCCGCGAATGGGCGCTGGTGCGCGAATGCCACATGCTGAACGGCGAGATCGACTTCATACTGAAATGCGTGGCCCCCGACCTGTCCACCTTCCAGCGCTTCCTGACCGACCAGTTGACGGCGGCCGAGAACGTGGCCAGCGTCAAGACCAGCCTCGTCATCCGCTGCGCCAAGGACGAGCCGGGCGTGCCCTTCGAACTGATCGAGCGCGTCAGAGCGTGA
- the pgeF gene encoding peptidoglycan editing factor PgeF, which yields MTLEILTHPSLQPIRHGFFTRKGGASSGLFSGLNCGRGSTDQRDMVAINRARVAEALGVGPDRLATVYQTHSAQVVTLTEGDDLEAVAMTEADAIVSTIPGIAIAVLTADCQPILFADPEAGVIAAAHAGWKGALDGILQETVAAMKAAGATDIRAVIGPCISQRAYEVGEDFMDRFLTEDDGHARFFAGGPNGRPMFDLPGFGLSVLRDLEVEAEWTRHCTYSDPDRFFSYRRSTHEGAADYGRLLSAITL from the coding sequence ATGACGCTGGAAATCCTGACGCACCCCTCGCTGCAGCCGATCCGCCACGGGTTCTTCACCCGCAAGGGCGGGGCCTCCTCGGGCCTGTTCTCGGGGCTGAACTGCGGGCGAGGGTCCACGGACCAGCGCGACATGGTGGCCATCAACCGCGCCCGCGTGGCCGAGGCGCTGGGCGTTGGCCCCGACCGGCTGGCCACGGTCTACCAGACCCATTCCGCGCAGGTCGTGACACTGACCGAAGGCGACGACCTTGAGGCCGTGGCGATGACCGAGGCCGACGCCATCGTCAGCACCATCCCCGGCATCGCCATCGCGGTGCTGACCGCCGACTGCCAGCCGATCCTGTTTGCCGACCCCGAGGCGGGCGTGATCGCCGCCGCCCATGCGGGATGGAAAGGCGCGCTGGACGGCATCCTGCAGGAAACCGTCGCCGCCATGAAGGCCGCGGGCGCCACGGACATCCGCGCCGTCATCGGCCCCTGCATTAGCCAGCGCGCCTATGAGGTCGGCGAGGACTTCATGGACCGCTTCCTGACAGAGGACGACGGCCATGCCCGCTTCTTCGCAGGCGGGCCGAATGGACGGCCCATGTTCGACCTGCCGGGCTTCGGCCTGTCTGTCCTGCGCGATCTGGAGGTCGAGGCCGAATGGACACGCCACTGCACCTATTCCGACCCCGACCGCTTCTTCAGCTATCGCCGTTCCACGCACGAAGGCGCGGCGGATTACGGGCGGCTGCTCTCGGCCATCACGCTCTGA
- a CDS encoding class I SAM-dependent methyltransferase, giving the protein MTPLGRIIAGRIAAEGPMGLDDYMRLCLMHPDHGYYATRDPFGAQGDFTTAPEISQMFGELVGLALAQAWLDQGSPAPFTLAELGPGRGTLMADLLRATRRVPGFHDAARVTLVETSPHLRQVQRKRLGEITHLSSVADLPEIPLFLVANEFFDALPIRQMQRAEGGWAERMVTLDDSGALTLALAAPVALPRAAPEGEIWEICAEGTAIMSTVAQRLAVHGGVAIVVDYGTWDGKGDSLQALRRHAPEGILTHPGEADLTAHVDFAPLAGAAIRAGAAASAPERQGDWLRALGIEARAARLAAAGDAGAEAALHRLTDAAEMGHLFKAMAVWPRHLPPPAGFRPLPAAAPTQASATAGQPGLAPRS; this is encoded by the coding sequence ATGACGCCGCTGGGCCGCATCATCGCAGGCCGGATCGCCGCCGAGGGGCCGATGGGGCTGGACGACTACATGCGGCTCTGCCTCATGCACCCGGATCACGGCTATTACGCCACCCGCGACCCCTTTGGCGCCCAAGGGGATTTCACCACCGCGCCCGAGATCAGTCAGATGTTCGGGGAACTGGTGGGCCTTGCGCTGGCGCAGGCCTGGCTGGATCAGGGCTCGCCCGCCCCCTTCACGCTGGCGGAACTGGGCCCGGGGCGGGGGACGCTGATGGCGGACCTGCTGCGGGCGACCCGCCGGGTGCCGGGCTTTCACGATGCAGCGCGGGTGACGCTGGTCGAAACCTCGCCGCATCTGCGGCAGGTCCAGCGCAAGCGGCTGGGCGAGATCACGCATCTTTCCTCGGTCGCGGACCTGCCCGAGATCCCGCTGTTCCTGGTCGCCAACGAGTTCTTCGACGCCCTGCCGATCCGCCAGATGCAGCGCGCCGAGGGTGGCTGGGCCGAGCGCATGGTGACGCTGGACGACAGCGGCGCGCTGACCCTGGCGCTTGCTGCGCCGGTCGCGCTGCCCCGCGCGGCGCCGGAGGGCGAGATCTGGGAGATCTGCGCCGAGGGGACCGCCATCATGTCCACCGTGGCCCAGCGCCTCGCCGTGCATGGCGGCGTGGCGATCGTGGTCGATTACGGCACCTGGGACGGCAAGGGCGACAGCCTGCAGGCGCTGCGCCGCCACGCGCCCGAGGGCATCCTCACCCATCCGGGGGAAGCCGACCTGACCGCGCATGTCGATTTTGCTCCGCTTGCGGGTGCGGCGATCCGGGCGGGTGCTGCGGCATCCGCACCCGAGCGGCAGGGCGACTGGTTGCGCGCCCTGGGGATCGAGGCACGGGCGGCGCGGCTTGCCGCGGCTGGCGATGCGGGGGCTGAAGCCGCGCTTCACCGCTTGACCGACGCGGCCGAGATGGGCCACCTGTTCAAGGCGATGGCCGTCTGGCCGCGCCATCTTCCGCCGCCGGCGGGGTTCAGGCCCTTGCCGGCCGCCGCCCCGACCCAAGCCTCTGCGACTGCCGGACAGCCCGGCCTCGCCCCCCGATCATGA
- the lgt gene encoding prolipoprotein diacylglyceryl transferase, giving the protein MIPFPEISPDIFTITIAGREFALRWYAMAYLVGLLLGWWMIATLMRRPHLWGGTAPMRPGAVEELLTWVVVGVILGGRLGFVLFYEPAYYLANPAEIIKVWQGGMSFHGGFLGVVLAAWAYARKNGIAPLRLADALAVAAPVGLFLGRIANFINAELWGRPTDAPWGVIFPGEAAQDCPGVEGLCARHPSQLYEAGLEGLLLGLVLFLLVRRGGLARPGLVLGVFLAGYGLARFVVEFFRQADAQFVTPDNPWGHVLGGPVWGITMGQLLSLPMIAVGLGFVLWTLRR; this is encoded by the coding sequence ATGATCCCTTTCCCCGAGATCTCTCCCGACATCTTCACCATCACCATCGCAGGGCGGGAATTCGCCCTGCGATGGTATGCGATGGCCTATCTGGTCGGGCTGCTGCTGGGCTGGTGGATGATCGCCACGCTGATGCGCCGCCCGCATCTGTGGGGCGGCACCGCCCCCATGCGCCCCGGCGCGGTCGAGGAACTGCTGACCTGGGTCGTCGTCGGCGTGATCCTCGGCGGGCGTCTGGGCTTCGTCCTGTTCTACGAGCCAGCCTATTACCTTGCGAACCCGGCCGAGATCATCAAGGTCTGGCAGGGCGGCATGTCGTTCCACGGCGGCTTCCTGGGCGTCGTGCTGGCCGCCTGGGCCTATGCGCGGAAGAACGGCATCGCGCCCCTGCGGCTGGCCGATGCGCTGGCAGTCGCGGCCCCCGTGGGGCTGTTCCTCGGCCGCATCGCCAATTTCATCAACGCCGAGCTTTGGGGTCGTCCTACCGATGCGCCCTGGGGCGTGATCTTTCCCGGCGAGGCCGCGCAGGACTGCCCCGGCGTCGAGGGCCTCTGCGCCCGCCACCCGAGCCAGCTTTACGAGGCAGGGCTGGAAGGGCTGCTGCTGGGGCTGGTGCTGTTTCTGCTTGTCCGCCGCGGCGGCCTCGCACGGCCCGGTCTCGTGCTGGGCGTGTTCCTCGCGGGCTACGGGCTTGCGCGCTTTGTGGTCGAGTTCTTCCGGCAGGCCGACGCGCAGTTCGTCACGCCTGACAACCCTTGGGGCCATGTCCTCGGCGGGCCGGTCTGGGGCATCACCATGGGGCAGCTTCTGTCGCTGCCGATGATCGCGGTGGGCCTGGGCTTCGTCCTCTGGACGTTGCGGAGATGA
- a CDS encoding helix-turn-helix domain-containing protein has product MTPQEGTSMKPWDTHDSGTCHRISEMLSRIGDKWTLLVVRALGNGPRRFSALRRELGSISQKMLTRTLRNLERDGLVSRKVTPSTPPQVEYALTAMGEDLFGPITALSDWTITHADCIDAARAAYDQREAQRAA; this is encoded by the coding sequence ATGACCCCGCAAGAAGGCACCTCGATGAAACCATGGGATACTCACGACAGCGGCACCTGCCACCGCATCAGCGAGATGCTGTCGCGGATCGGCGACAAGTGGACGCTGCTGGTGGTGCGAGCGCTGGGGAACGGCCCCCGTCGTTTCTCGGCCCTGCGGCGGGAACTGGGCAGCATCTCGCAGAAGATGCTGACGCGAACGCTGCGGAACCTCGAACGCGACGGACTGGTCAGCCGCAAGGTGACTCCCAGCACGCCGCCGCAGGTGGAATATGCGCTGACGGCGATGGGAGAGGACCTGTTCGGTCCCATCACCGCGCTGTCGGACTGGACGATCACCCATGCCGACTGCATCGACGCGGCGCGGGCGGCCTATGATCAGCGTGAGGCTCAGCGCGCGGCATAG
- a CDS encoding NADPH-dependent FMN reductase — MSKPKIAVIIGSTRKARFADKPAAWLMEKVKDHPELDFELVDLRDYDLPFFDEAASNAWVPSQDPRAVRWQQKVAEFDGYLFVLAEYNHSMPASVKNAFDQDYVGWNRKPIGALAYGSMGGARSLEHLRNVAVELQMVPLRNAVHIGGSEFFKVWSGGQDEPISEIEGVLEGSLKGMLEELVWWTKATKAAREA; from the coding sequence ATGTCCAAGCCCAAGATCGCCGTCATCATCGGCTCGACCCGCAAGGCGCGCTTCGCGGACAAGCCTGCCGCCTGGCTGATGGAGAAGGTCAAGGACCACCCCGAGCTTGACTTCGAATTGGTCGACCTGCGCGACTATGACCTGCCCTTCTTCGACGAGGCGGCCTCGAACGCCTGGGTGCCCTCGCAGGACCCGCGCGCGGTGCGCTGGCAGCAGAAGGTGGCCGAGTTCGACGGCTATCTGTTCGTGCTGGCGGAGTACAACCACTCGATGCCCGCCTCGGTGAAGAACGCCTTTGACCAGGACTACGTGGGCTGGAACCGCAAGCCGATCGGGGCGCTGGCCTATGGCTCGATGGGCGGGGCGCGGTCGCTTGAGCATCTGCGCAACGTCGCGGTGGAATTGCAGATGGTGCCGCTGCGGAACGCCGTCCACATCGGCGGGTCCGAGTTCTTCAAGGTCTGGAGCGGCGGTCAGGATGAGCCGATCAGCGAGATCGAGGGCGTGTTGGAAGGCTCGCTGAAGGGGATGCTGGAGGAACTGGTCTGGTGGACCAAGGCGACGAAGGCGGCGCGGGAAGCCTAG
- the cobS gene encoding cobaltochelatase subunit CobS produces the protein MLEQNAKPTEEIDVRDVFGVDSDMKVKGFSERSDRVPELDPTYKFDPDTTLAILAGFAYNRRVMIQGYHGTGKSTHIEQVAARLNWPTVRVNLDSHVSRIDLIGKDAIKLVDGKQVTVFHEGILPWALRNPTAIVFDEYDAGRADVMFVIQRVLEAEGKLTLLDQNEVITPNPYFRLFATANTVGLGDTTGLYHGTQQINQGQMDRWNLVATLNYLSHDAEVAIVLAKVPQMNTEKGRKCVAQMVTLADLTRTAFMQGDLSTVMSPRTVISWAQNSRIFDNVGYAFRLTFLNKCDELERQTVAEFYQRLFDEELPESAAAKAG, from the coding sequence ATGCTGGAGCAGAACGCGAAACCGACCGAGGAGATCGACGTCCGCGACGTCTTCGGCGTGGACAGCGACATGAAGGTCAAGGGCTTCTCCGAGCGCAGCGACCGCGTGCCGGAACTGGACCCGACCTACAAGTTCGACCCCGATACCACCCTCGCGATTCTGGCGGGCTTCGCCTATAACCGCCGGGTGATGATCCAGGGCTATCATGGCACCGGGAAATCCACCCATATCGAGCAGGTGGCCGCCCGCCTGAACTGGCCGACCGTCCGCGTGAACCTGGACAGCCACGTGTCGCGGATCGACCTGATCGGCAAGGACGCGATCAAGCTGGTGGACGGCAAGCAGGTCACCGTGTTCCACGAAGGCATCCTGCCCTGGGCCTTGCGCAACCCCACCGCCATCGTCTTCGACGAATACGACGCGGGCCGCGCCGACGTGATGTTCGTGATCCAGCGCGTGCTGGAGGCCGAAGGCAAGCTGACCCTTCTGGACCAGAACGAGGTCATCACGCCTAACCCCTATTTCCGCCTGTTCGCCACCGCGAACACCGTGGGCCTGGGCGACACGACCGGCCTCTACCACGGCACCCAGCAGATCAACCAAGGCCAGATGGACCGCTGGAACCTCGTGGCGACGCTGAACTACCTGTCCCATGACGCCGAGGTCGCCATCGTGCTGGCCAAGGTGCCGCAGATGAACACCGAAAAGGGCCGGAAGTGCGTGGCGCAGATGGTGACTCTGGCCGACCTAACGCGGACGGCCTTCATGCAGGGCGACCTGTCCACGGTCATGTCGCCCCGCACGGTCATCAGCTGGGCGCAGAACAGCCGCATCTTCGACAACGTGGGCTATGCCTTCCGCCTGACCTTCCTGAACAAATGCGACGAACTGGAACGCCAGACGGTCGCCGAGTTCTACCAGCGCCTGTTCGACGAGGAACTGCCGGAGAGTGCGGCCGCGAAGGCGGGGTGA
- a CDS encoding DUF808 domain-containing protein — MSGLIALLDDVAGIAKVAAASVDDVAGMSAKAGMKAAGAVIDDAAVTPKYVHGFDAEREIPIVWRIAKGSIFNKVVILLPIALILSEFAPGAITPLLMIGGAYLCFEGAEKVWHAISPHDPHDSYEGEEVGDPCQLEESKVKGAIKTDFILSAEIMTIALSTIPPDQGLVMRAVVLLAVAVGITVAVYGAVALIVKADDYGMSLARTREGFLQTAGRRIVKAMPGFMKALTIVGTAAMLWVGGNIVLHGLDTLGFGLMYDTIHHWSDFAAHAVPAAQGFVGWAVTAFFDGLFGLALGLALIPLSKNVLAPLWRGGQRMLGREA; from the coding sequence ATGAGCGGGCTGATCGCATTATTGGACGACGTGGCGGGGATAGCCAAGGTCGCGGCGGCATCGGTGGACGATGTCGCAGGCATGTCCGCCAAGGCGGGGATGAAGGCCGCGGGCGCCGTCATCGACGACGCGGCGGTGACGCCGAAATACGTCCACGGCTTCGACGCGGAACGCGAGATCCCCATCGTCTGGCGCATCGCCAAGGGCTCGATCTTCAACAAGGTGGTGATCCTGCTGCCGATCGCGCTGATCCTGTCCGAGTTCGCGCCCGGGGCGATTACGCCCCTGCTGATGATCGGCGGCGCCTATCTGTGCTTCGAGGGCGCCGAGAAGGTCTGGCACGCCATCAGCCCGCACGACCCCCACGACAGCTATGAAGGCGAGGAGGTCGGCGACCCCTGCCAGCTTGAGGAATCCAAGGTCAAGGGCGCGATCAAGACCGACTTCATCCTGTCGGCCGAGATCATGACCATCGCGCTGTCCACCATTCCGCCGGATCAGGGGCTGGTCATGCGCGCCGTGGTCCTGCTGGCGGTGGCCGTGGGGATCACCGTGGCGGTCTATGGCGCGGTTGCGCTGATCGTGAAGGCGGACGACTATGGCATGTCGCTGGCCCGCACGCGGGAAGGTTTCCTGCAGACTGCCGGACGGCGGATCGTCAAGGCGATGCCGGGCTTCATGAAGGCGCTGACCATCGTGGGGACGGCCGCGATGCTGTGGGTCGGCGGCAACATCGTGCTGCACGGGCTGGATACGCTGGGCTTCGGCCTGATGTACGACACCATCCATCACTGGTCCGATTTCGCCGCCCATGCCGTGCCTGCGGCGCAGGGCTTCGTCGGCTGGGCTGTGACGGCCTTCTTCGACGGGCTGTTCGGGCTGGCGCTGGGTCTGGCGCTGATCCCCCTGTCCAAGAACGTCCTTGCGCCGCTATGGCGCGGCGGACAAAGGATGCTGGGGCGCGAGGCATAA